The genomic segment GTCGGACCCCTGTGCGAGCCCCAGCCCTTCTGCAGCCCTTGTGGGCGGCCTTCCGGTTGGTGCTGGGGTCGGAGCGCTGGTCCGGGCTGCAGACTTTCCAGATACCCTTCATCTGGTTGTCTTCAGAGGAGGGCTCCGGTTTGGCAGGTTCAAGCTGGCACGGCCACCACCCTCTTGATTCCCCAAACGTGTGCCTGTCCCGTTTGTCCGCTCAGCAACAAACAACACTGTGTGACTGAGTGGGCACCAGCTTCCTGCCAAAGCATCGTCTGGCAGGCAGCGAGAAGAGCAGGGACTCCGAGTGTGGATCTGTGGCGCCAGAGCTGGGTTCTTGaccccagccctgctctgcctcAGTCCTCCGAGCCTGACTCTCCTGAAGCTTACTCTGGAAGCCCATGGTGCCTCGAGTGGTCCGAGTTGCTTTTGTCAAAGGTGACAGCTGAGAAGCAGACCCCTCAGGGGCCAGGCCTGCACCCACACAGCACAGAGACCATGGGACCCAGCCTCGCTCCCTGCCCTCTGGACCCTACAGTCTGGCCGAGGGCCAGGCTCGGCCGCGGCTCTCTGCTCCGAGGTGGCCAAGATACATGCGTTGGTGTGTCGGTGGGGCTTAGCAGTGGGCTGGTTGGCAGACCCGTCCAGATGTGTTGGCTCCTGGTGCTCCGTGTGAGGAGCGCGAGTGGGAAGTGGGCAGAGTGGCTCTGTGAGAGGAAGTGGCACGTTCCCTCCAGGTGGGCAGGGTTTCCGTAAGGCTGGGCCCTGGCCCTTACCTTCCATTCGAGTACTGTTAAGCCGCCCAGCGGCCACACGTAGGAAGTCTCTGCTACGTGGGCACCATTCTAGGCACAGTGAGCCAGAGACAGAAACCTCAGTCCCGCTGGGGCTGACACCAGGGTAGAGGAAAGGAGACAAGCAGTAAGCATGAAGGTGAGGAGTCCCGCAGGGACAACTAAAGCCAGAGGGAGTAGGTGTGAGGGAGGAAGGCCTGGGTTGCATCAGAGGTGACATTTCAGCACAGACTGcggtgggggtagggggaagggAGCCATGTGGGATCTTGAGGCAAGTGCCTGCCGGACGGCCTGCTTGCTTGCGGGGCAGGTGTAAGAGAGGtctggaggggctggggagctgcAGGGAGGGTGCAGATCCAGGGGAATCTGGGCCTTTGACTTTTGCCTGGAGCGGAAGGGGAGCTGCAGGGGGCAGGGCGAGAGTCGCTGGGGTGGAATGTCAGCCTGGTTCACATTTTAACTGACCTCTGGCTGCCCCAGGGGAGCAGGTGGGAGCCAGCGGTGGGGTGGGAGCGCCAGTGAGGAGGCTGCTGGGAGGCTGCAGGAGGTGACTGGGTGGGCATTCTGCCCTGAACAGGTGGGAAGGGGTCAGATTCTAGCTGTGTTTTGAAGGTGGCAGTGGTGTGGGTAATGGCACATCTAGGAGTCAGAGAGGAGGCCGCCCAAATGGAAGGACAGGGCGGCCATCGGCTGAGAGGCCAGAGCCTGGTGGGGGGAGTTTGTGGCTCTGCCCCTGCTcagccccctctccccctgcagcGGTGGGGGCGGCCTATGCGGCCAAGCGTGCCAACGCCAACAGAGTGGTCATCTGTTACTTCGGGGAGGGGGCGGCCAGCGAGGGGGATGCCCACGCCGGCTTCAACTTCGCCGCCACCCTCGAGTGCCCGGTCATCTTCTTCTGCCGGAACAACGGCTATGCCATCTCCACGCCCACCTCTGAGCAGTACCGCGGGGACGGCATCGGTATGGGCCTGTGAGCTGCGCCCCCACCTGCTCTcatgctcccccccccaccccgccccgcccagtCCTTTCCCTGTGGAGTCTGGCACAGGGGTGGTCGCAGGGACGCTGTTTTGCTtgctcccctctccttcctcccccctccccactctgttcATCTGAGCCCTGGGGCCTGACCTGCCTCTGTCCCTACAGCTGCTCGAGGCCCGGGCTACGGCATCATGTCCATCCGCGTGGACGGCAACGATGTGTTTGCCGTGTACAACGCCACCAAGGAGGCCCGGCGGCGGGCCGTGGCTGAGAACCAGCCCTTCCTCATTGAGGCCATGACCTACAGGTGCCTGCCTCCTGTCCTCCTCGCTGCCTTGACAGCATCTGCCCTGCACTGGTCACTGTCCCCGGAGCATGACCCCATCACCCACACTGGCTCCCCGTCCTTGCCTCTGTTCCAGTGCCGGCCCTTCTCCCCTAGtccgcccctctccctcctgaACCCACACCAGGGGGCTTCAACCTGACCCTGGGCTCCCTCCCGCTGGCAGGATCGGGCACCACAGCACCAGTGACGACAGCTCAGCCTACCGCTCGGTGGACGAGGTCAATTACTGGGACAAGCAGGACCACCCCATCTCCCGGCTGCGGCACTACCTGCAGGGCCGAGGCTGGTGGGACGACGAGCAGGAGAAGGCCTGGAGAAAGCAGTCCCGCAAGAAGGTGGGGACCCCCCTCTGTTGGAACCCAGGCCccggtgtggggggcggggggatgttctggggtggtgcctgggtgaagAACTCTGGAGGGATGGAGAGGCTGGGTTTGGGGGACATTGAACTGGGAGACTTGGGGACAGCTCCAGGGATGTCTCTAAGCATGGCCTGTGGCGTCAGGCTGCCTGGGCACATGCGTTTCTGCTGTGTCCTTGGTATGATGCCTGCCCTCCACGGCCTCCTATCTGAAGAGCGACACTGGGGTGTCGCTGTCAGAGGGTGATTAAGATTAGGTGACTTAATCCATGTGCACTGTGAGCGTCCCACTCGGGTCCAAGTGCCGCCCTCCTCGGCCTGGGTGTCTGGAGCCAGGGCTGTGTGCCCAGTGGTAAGGGCAGACCCTGGCCCGGGCCCTGAGGACATTGTCGTGGCGTACCCCCTCTTCTCCATGCCTCGGTTCCCTCCCCTCTGAGCTGCCTACTGCCTGGTTCTGCCTGTGCCAAGAGGCTGAACCGATTCCTGTACTTCGTGCCGCGCCTGGTCTTGCCGGGGAGGGGAGGCCGGGGTTGGGGGATGTTGATCTGGCTGCTGGTTCTTAGCACTATCGTCCAGATGGGAAGGCAGCAGCTCGGGGGGGTTGACCCCTCAATGGGGTCCCACAGGTCGGGGGTGGGGAGCCGGCTGCCTGTCTACTGTCCCACGTCCCTCCACAGGTGATGGAGGCCTTTGAGCAGGCGGAGCGGAAGCCGAAGCCCAACCCCAACCTGCTCTTCTCTGACGTGTACCAGGAGATGCCGGCCCAGCTTCGCAAGCAGCAGGAGTCCCTGGCCCGGCACCTCCAGGCCTACGGCGAGCACTACCCCCTGGACCACTTCGAGAAGTGAGGCCCTCttgccccagcccacccccacccacctcaacTCCCCGGAGGGGCAGCCCCATTCTGGGGGGTGCCCAGGGAGCTGCAGGATGCCACCCTGCTTCCCCAGCCAGCCCCCTCTGAAATACTGGGGCCAGGACTCCAGCCAACCATCTCCACTCCTCCAGGCTGTTaccctgggtgggggtggggggggctccgTCAGCTCCCTCCTCGCCTGTTACAGTGCCTTCTCCCAGGGGCTGGGCCAGGACGCCTCCAGGACTAGAAGCCCCTCTGGGGTGGGCGTGACGGGTCAGCCTGTGGAAGTCACTCCCTCAAAGTGAGAGGTGGTCAGCAGGTGGCCAATAAACTCtctgtgtttggctctgtgccACTGCTGGTCTGTTTCCTGGAgtttgggaggtgggaggagagccCAGCATGACTAGTTTGGGACCTTGTTTCTCCACTCTAGATAAAGAAGGCTAGGCTGTTGAGATATCTACTTCCCCCGGAAACTTTAGCAAGCGGAGGGTCCGTATCCGcagacagggtgggggtggggtcctcCAGAGATGGTCTCTTGTTCTCCCCTAGATGGGACAAGACTGCTGTTCAGCAAAGTGACCATGAGGCTGGCAGAGCTGGCCCTGCCCGgtaagggtggggaggggtccaGTGTGAATGCCGGGGTGcagctgggctctgctctgtcaacTACTCTGG from the Prionailurus viverrinus isolate Anna chromosome E2, UM_Priviv_1.0, whole genome shotgun sequence genome contains:
- the BCKDHA gene encoding 2-oxoisovalerate dehydrogenase subunit alpha, mitochondrial isoform X1, producing the protein MAVAAAAAKLRGSGRGLGQAGVLLLRRLGARGLARYHPQRQEQQHFPSLDDKPQFPGASAEFVDKLEFIQPNVISGIPVYRVMDRQGQIINPSEDPHLPQETVLKFYKSMTLLNTMDRILYESQRQGRISFYMTNYGEEGTHVGSAAALDSTDLVFGQYREAGVLMYRDYPLELFMAQCYGNASDLGKGRQMPVHYGCKERHFVTISSPLATQIPQGEDLARAWYAQTSVGPLCEPQPFCSPCGRPSGWCWGRSAGPGCRLSRYPSSGCLQRRAPVWQVQAGTATTLLIPQTCACPVCPLSNKQHCVTEWAPASCQSIVWQAARRAGTPSVDLWRQSWVLDPSPALPQSSEPDSPEAYSGSPWCLEWSELLLSKVTAEKQTPQGPGLHPHSTETMGPSLAPCPLDPTVWPRARLGRGSLLRGGQDTCVAVGAAYAAKRANANRVVICYFGEGAASEGDAHAGFNFAATLECPVIFFCRNNGYAISTPTSEQYRGDGIAARGPGYGIMSIRVDGNDVFAVYNATKEARRRAVAENQPFLIEAMTYRIGHHSTSDDSSAYRSVDEVNYWDKQDHPISRLRHYLQGRGWWDDEQEKAWRKQSRKKVMEAFEQAERKPKPNPNLLFSDVYQEMPAQLRKQQESLARHLQAYGEHYPLDHFEK
- the BCKDHA gene encoding 2-oxoisovalerate dehydrogenase subunit alpha, mitochondrial isoform X3; its protein translation is MDRQGQIINPSEDPHLPQETVLKFYKSMTLLNTMDRILYESQRQGRISFYMTNYGEEGTHVGSAAALDSTDLVFGQYREAGVLMYRDYPLELFMAQCYGNASDLGKGRQMPVHYGCKERHFVTISSPLATQIPQGEDLARAWYAQTSVGPLCEPQPFCSPCGRPSGWCWGRSAGPGCRLSRYPSSGCLQRRAPVWQVQAGTATTLLIPQTCACPVCPLSNKQHCVTEWAPASCQSIVWQAARRAGTPSVDLWRQSWVLDPSPALPQSSEPDSPEAYSGSPWCLEWSELLLSKVTAEKQTPQGPGLHPHSTETMGPSLAPCPLDPTVWPRARLGRGSLLRGGQDTCVAVGAAYAAKRANANRVVICYFGEGAASEGDAHAGFNFAATLECPVIFFCRNNGYAISTPTSEQYRGDGIAARGPGYGIMSIRVDGNDVFAVYNATKEARRRAVAENQPFLIEAMTYRIGHHSTSDDSSAYRSVDEVNYWDKQDHPISRLRHYLQGRGWWDDEQEKAWRKQSRKKVMEAFEQAERKPKPNPNLLFSDVYQEMPAQLRKQQESLARHLQAYGEHYPLDHFEK
- the BCKDHA gene encoding 2-oxoisovalerate dehydrogenase subunit alpha, mitochondrial isoform X2 translates to MAVAAAAAKLRGSGRGLGQAGVLLLRRLGARGLARYHPQRQEQQHFPSLDDKPQFPGASAEFVDKLEFIQPNVISGIPVYRVMDRQGQIINPSEDPHLPQETVLKFYKSMTLLNTMDRILYESQRQGRISFYMTNYGEEGTHVGSAAALDSTDLVFGQYREAGVLMYRDYPLELFMAQCYGNASDLGKGRQMPVHYGCKERHFVTISSPLATQIPQGEDLARAWYAQTSVGPLCEPQPFCSPCGRPSGWCWGRSAGPGCRLSRYPSSGCLQRRAPVWQVQAGTATTLLIPQTCACPVCPLSNKQHCVTEWAPASCQSIVWQAARRAGTPSVDLWRQSWVLDPSPALPQSSEPDSPEAYSGSPWCLEWSELLLSKVTAEKQTPQGPGLHPHSTETMGPSLAPCPLDPTVWPRARLGRGSLLRAVGAAYAAKRANANRVVICYFGEGAASEGDAHAGFNFAATLECPVIFFCRNNGYAISTPTSEQYRGDGIAARGPGYGIMSIRVDGNDVFAVYNATKEARRRAVAENQPFLIEAMTYRIGHHSTSDDSSAYRSVDEVNYWDKQDHPISRLRHYLQGRGWWDDEQEKAWRKQSRKKVMEAFEQAERKPKPNPNLLFSDVYQEMPAQLRKQQESLARHLQAYGEHYPLDHFEK
- the BCKDHA gene encoding 2-oxoisovalerate dehydrogenase subunit alpha, mitochondrial isoform X4, which encodes MAVAAAAAKLRGSGRGLGQAGVLLLRRLGARGLARYHPQRQEQQHFPSLDDKPQFPGASAEFVDKLEFIQPNVISGIPVYRVMDRQGQIINPSEDPHLPQETVLKFYKSMTLLNTMDRILYESQRQGRISFYMTNYGEEGTHVGSAAALDSTDLVFGQYREAGVLMYRDYPLELFMAQCYGNASDLGKGRQMPVHYGCKERHFVTISSPLATQIPQAVGAAYAAKRANANRVVICYFGEGAASEGDAHAGFNFAATLECPVIFFCRNNGYAISTPTSEQYRGDGIAARGPGYGIMSIRVDGNDVFAVYNATKEARRRAVAENQPFLIEAMTYRIGHHSTSDDSSAYRSVDEVNYWDKQDHPISRLRHYLQGRGWWDDEQEKAWRKQSRKKVMEAFEQAERKPKPNPNLLFSDVYQEMPAQLRKQQESLARHLQAYGEHYPLDHFEK